One part of the Solea solea chromosome 16, fSolSol10.1, whole genome shotgun sequence genome encodes these proteins:
- the LOC131474983 gene encoding medium-chain acyl-CoA ligase ACSF2, mitochondrial-like isoform X2 encodes MSGLVSSPVLRFCVDRLRFVDGLKRSTALASCSKSLFQERWSRSLHVDSPPLTPSLTCSYVHGTSTVSLLSQTVAQSLDSTVQRWPDREAVVFLQDGIRKTFAQFQQDVDQAAAGLLALGLKRGDRLGLWGPNIYEWILFQFASAKAGIILVSLNPSYRVNEVEFTLKKVQCKAVVCPTHFKSQMFCEMLREICPEIDEAPAGMIQSSRLPDLRMVIVTDSRQPGMLHVEDVMQAGESRHHKELKELQKKLSFDDPINIQFTSGTTGSPKGTVLSHHNIVNNAYFMGLRMGYASKPRVRVCVPVPMYHCFGSVIGGICMAVHGVTLVFPSSGYNTKANLEAIQSEKCNFIYGTPTMFIDLLSQPDLHKYDLSSVESGMMGGSSCPPDIVRKLTKDMNMKEIVLGYGTTETSPVAFLGFPQDNDELKLNTGGCIMSHTEAKVVDPTTGVIVPLGESGEIMIRGTCVMHGYWDDPEKTREVISQDRWYRTGDTASMNSLGYCKIDGRIKDMIIRGGENIFPAEIEQFLYKHPKVQEVQVVGVKDERLGEQVCACIRLKEGQSCGAEEIRAFCKGQISRFKIPHYVMFVDSYPLTVSGKIKKNVLKQDMEKALGL; translated from the exons ATGTCTGGGCTAGTTTCATCGCCAGTGCTCAGGTTCTGTGTTGACAGGCTCAGATTTGTCGATGGACTCAAACGCAGCACGGCGCTCGCGTCATGCAGCAAGAGTTTGTTCCAGGAGCGTTG GTCCCGGTCACTCCACGTGGACAGTCCTCCTCTCACACCCTCTCTGACCTGCAGCTACGTCCACGGCACCTCCACCGTCTCTCTGCTCTCCCAGACCGTGGCTCAGAGCCTGGACAGCACAGTGCAGCGCTGGCCGGACCGTGAAGCTGTCGTCTTCCTGCAGGACGGCATCCggaaaacctttgcacagtttCAGCAAGAT GTAGACCAGGCAGCTGCTGGTCTTCTTGCTCTGGGCCTGAAGCGAGGCGACCGACTGGGACTTTGGGGACCCAACATTTATGAATGGATCCTTTTCCAGTTCGCTTCAGCCAAGGCTGGGATTATACTG GTTTCATTGAACCCGTCCTACAGAGTTAACGAAGTGGAGTTTACGCTCAAGAAG GTCCAGTGTAAGGCAGTGGTCTGTCCTACTCACTTTAAAAGCCAGATGTTCTGTGAGATGCTGAGGGAGATCTGCCCAGAGATTGATGAGGCACCAGCTGGTATGATCCAAAGCTCCAG GCTGCCAGACTTGCGTATGGTGATCGTGACAGACAGCAGACAGCCAGGGATGCTGCACGTGGAGGATGTGATGCAAGCAGGAGAGAGTCGACACCACAAAGAGCTGAAGGAGCTACAGAAGAAGCTGTCCTTCGATGACCCCATCAATATTCAGTTCACATCG GGAACTACAGGAAGCCCGAAGGGAACAGTTCTTTCCCATCACAATATTGTCAATAATGCCTACTTTATGGGTCTTCGAATGGGTTATGCGTCAAAA CCCCGGGTGCGAGTGTGCGTCCCTGTGCCAATGTACCACTGCTTCGGCTCAGTAATTGGAGGGATTTGTATGGCAGTGCACGGTGTTACGCTTGTCTTTCCTAGTTCTGGCTACAACACGAAGGCCAATTTGGAGGCCATTCAGAGTGAAAA GTGCAATTTCATCTACGGCACTCCCACAATGTTCATCGACTTGCTTAGCCAACCGGATTTACACAAGTATGACCTGTCATCAGTTGAATCTG GAATGATGGGAGGTTCCTCCTGCCCCCCTGATATTGTACGAAAACTGACaaaagacatgaacatgaaagAGATAGTC TTAGGTTATGGAACCACAGAGACTAGTCCTGTTGCATTTCTGGGGTTTCCACAAGACAACGATGAACTGAAGTTAAACACTGGTGGATGCATCATGAGCCACACTGag GCAAAGGTGGTGGACCCCACTACTGGGGTGATTGTTCCTCTGGGAGAATCAGGAGAGATTATGATCAGAGGCACTTGTGTAATGCACGGGTACTGGGACGATCCAGAAAAAACCAGAGAGGTTATTTCACAAGATCGTTGGTACAGGACTGG GGACACAGCCAGCATGAACAGTCTTGGTTACTGCAAAATTGATGGACGCATCAAAGACATGATCATCCGTGGAGGAGAGAACATCTTTCCTGCTGAGATAGAGCAATTCCTTTATAAACATCCCAAAGTGCAGGAGGTGCAG gtggttggggtgaaagaTGAGAGGCTGGGTGAGCAGGTGTGTGCCTGCATCAGGCTGAAGGAGGGTCAGAGCTGCGGTGCAGAGGAGATTAGAGCGTTCTGcaaaggacag ATTTCTCGTTTCAAAATCCCACattatgtgatgtttgtggacAGCTACCCCCTCACTGTCTCTGGAAAG atCAAGAAAAATGTACTAAAGCAGGATATGGAAAAGGCACTGGGCCTTTAG